One Natator depressus isolate rNatDep1 chromosome 5, rNatDep2.hap1, whole genome shotgun sequence DNA segment encodes these proteins:
- the LOC141988286 gene encoding interferon beta-like — protein sequence MTTRCLLHICLILLFSTEISSQLCTMLHFQQNKVNKESLELLEKVSGNLPSQCINERAAFKPTQDVLQLPVSQKENAKVAIQEILQEIFNIFSKNLTQSAWDGASIVRFQNGLYQQIQRLEACLRAQTEKGLTNPESQDLRITSRRVKKYFQGIDAFLKEKQYSLCAWEIIRVEIPRCFVLVDKLTRRLSN from the coding sequence ATGACCACAAGGTGTTTGCTGCACATTTGCCTCATACTGCTCTTCTCCACTGAAATCTCATCTCAGCTCTGTACCATGCTTCACTTCCAGCAGAACAAAGTCAACAAAGAGAGCTTGGAGCTTCTGGAGAAAGTGAGTGGAAATCTCCCCTCACAATGCATAAATGAAAGGGCAGCTTTCAAACCCACCCAGGATGTCCTCCAACTCCCAGTGTCCCAGAAGGAGAATGCCAAGGTGGCAATTCAAGAGATCCTCCAAGAGATCTTCAACATCTTTAGCAAAAACCTCACCCAAAGTGCTTGGGATGGGGCTTCCATAGTCAGGTTCCAAAATGGCCTTTACCAGCAAATTCAGCGGCTGGAGGCATGTTTGAGAGCACAGACAGAGAAGGGCTTAACCAACCCAGAAAGTCAGGACCTCCGGATCACCAGTCGGagagtgaaaaaatactttcaggggatagatgctttcctgaaagaaaagcaatacagcCTGTGTGCCTGGGAGATCATTCGCGTGGAAATACCCAGATGTTTTGTGCTGGTTGACAAACTCACTCGAAGGCTGAGTAACTAA
- the LOC141988287 gene encoding interferon tau-2-like yields the protein MTTRFLLHICLILLFSTEISSRLCTMLHFQQNKVNKESLELLQKRSGNFPSQCINERAAFKPTQDIVQLSVAQKENAKVVIQEILQEIFNIFSKNLTQSAWDATSIVRLQNGLYQQIQRLEACLRTQMEKELTNPESQDLQITSRSVKQYFQGIDAFLKEKDYSLCAWEIIRMEIPRCFVLIDKLTRRLSN from the coding sequence ATGACCACCAGGTTTTTGCTGCACATTTGCCTCATACTGCTCTTCTCCACTGAAATCTCATCTCGGCTCTGTACCATGCTTCACTTCCAGCAGAACAAAGTGAACAAAGAGAGCTTAgagcttctgcagaaaaggagcggAAATTTCCCCTCACAATGCATAAATGAAAGGGCAGCTTTCAAGCCCACCCAGGATATTGTCCAACTTTCAGTGGCCCAGAAGGAGAATGCTAAGGTGGTAATTCAAGAGATCCTCCAGGAGATCTTCAACATCTTTAGCAAAAACCTCACCCAAAGTGCCTGGGATGCCACTTCCATAGTCAGGTTACAAAATGGCCTTTACCAGCAAATTCAGCGGCTGGAGGCATGTTTGAGAACACAGATGGAGAAGGAATTAACCAACCCGGAAAGTCAGGACCTCCAGATCACCAGTCGGAGTGTGAAACAATACTTTCAGGGGATAGAtgctttcctgaaagaaaaggaTTACAGCCTGTGTGCCTGGGAGATCATTCGCATGGAAATACCCAGATGTTTTGTACTGATTGACAAACTCACTCGACGGCTGAGTAACTAA
- the LOC141987975 gene encoding interferon beta-like, which translates to MIRTTLLQFCLVLLFSSEISCLDCNRLHVLQTRMNSESFERLEKMGGNFPIQCLNEGTAFKPRDILKLRLSHQENAKVAIQQILQELFHIFNNNLTQAAWNGTSIKEFQNGLHQQIEKLETCLSAEMEKEVTYPGNENLLLTSLKLKRYFQTIEDFLKEKQYSRCAWEIIRVEISRCFLMLDKLTKRLENEARDAANNDAMKTAE; encoded by the exons ATGATCCGCACGACTTTGCTGCAATTTTGCCTCGTGCTGCTCTTCTCCAGTGAAATCTCATGTCTGGACTGTAACAGGCTGCATGTTCTACAAACCAGAATGAACAGCGAGAGTTTTGAGCGTCTGGAGAAAATGGGTGGCAACTTTCCCATCCAATGTCTAAATGAAGGGACAGCTTTCAAGCCCAGAGATATCCTCAAGCTCCGACTGTCCCACCAAGAGAATGCCAAGGTAGCCATCCAGCAGATCCTCCAAGAGCTTTTCCATATCTTTAACAACAATCTCACCCAAGCTGCCTGGAATGGGACTTCCATAAAGGAATTCCAGAATGGACTTCACCAGCAGATTGAGAAGCTGGAGACGTGTTTGAGTGCTGAGATGGAAAAGGAGGTAACCTACCCAGGCAATGAGAACCTCCTGCTCACCAGCCTCAAACTGAAGAGATACTTCCAGACAATAGAGgatttcctgaaagaaaagcaatacagcCGGTGTGCCTGGGAGATCATCCGTGTGGAAATATCCAGATGTTTCCTCATGCTCGACAAACTCACCAAGAGACTTGAAAATGAAG CACGTGATGCTGCCAATAATGATGCTATGAAAACAGCTGAATGA